The genomic stretch ATtataccaaattttaaaatactgagcctgatcagatcatgaaatccagtttgttttcttcctttggttAGGCTAAAATAGTGAAATCTAGAACTTTGCCTTATCTCTGCCAGACTTCACTATTCTTTCACTCCTATGCTATGCTCTGTATATCCACAAGcctcatttcatttattctataGGTCTTAAGCATCCTGATTCATAGGCATGGATTGAGAACTTCTTCCAACTTTCTACTTCATTTAGTATATGTGTACAAAATTCACTACAGCCAATAATATTTAGTTACAGCTACCACTATTCAATGTAAAAAGTTAATGCCTGTGCtgaaaataattatctttaaCATTTCTGAGCCCACAGACTTCCTTATCAGCACATAAATAGAGTCATCAGTCTGGAACCATAGCTATGGATGTGAGTTTGCATTCTACTAGTCATGAACATGTCctcaaaaaaaaatccagcatatTCCCCAATCCAATAGTTATTCAATACACTTCTTCCATCAATTTGGCTCTTTCTGCTCTGTTGTGCCAGttcaaaatatatatgtgattCACAGATCAGTTAAGCGCACTCTGCTCTGAAAATTAGTCCAGTCTCACCACAACTTTAGGGAGACGtaattttctctgaattttgaaagAAGACACTATGCTGCCCACCTTGATGCTTTCTGAGTGAGAGTTGTCTGCCTCACTAGAGTGATTAATGAACAAGGctgaatttctgttttgttctcaaGCCATTTCACCCCTTCCTACTAACAATCTGATTCTTTGAACTCTCTTTGacacactttaaaaagaaaacccactgaAACATCTACACAAAACTATTAATGTCAGTACTTGACCTGGTTTCTCCATGTTTCCACtggaaaatttaagaataaaatattatttttctattcttaaagATTTTTCATAGATATAGGATGGAAAATAATCATATACCAGACAATCTAAAAGCATTACTTGTAAAGAAATACATctggaaagaaagtaaaaaatgattACCATTGGCAGTCCCCAGGGAAGAGAACTGGGGAGTAGATGTGAGAGTGAGATTTTTTTACTGTGTACTCTTTCACACTTTCTGAATTTCAATCTTTGTGAATGTATCATCTCTCCAAacgttttcaattaaaaattaaaataaagggggaaaaagtttttatttgttcTGAGTTTCTATGGGATGGTGGgggtgagaaaaggaaaagaatattagaTACTGGAGAGATTAAGGGCCCGATTTTACGGAACAGGTGAAGCCTGTATCTAAATAGAGCCCTAAATAATCAATAGCCTAGACACAGAAATTTCCTATGTAGGAAGCATTACGAAAACTGGAGCTAAACATGAGTGTTGGAAGATAAGTTTCTTTTGGAAACAACGGGCCTGTTGTCATTAAGAGGAAAGTTTCATTATCATGTACTACATAACTGGGAGTAACTGCAATTTCATTTCATAAGGCTAGTACAAGACAAATGTCATGGTTTAGGTAATGAACACCTAAAGTGAACTTGTTAAAAAATGGAATCAGTTAATCCCATTAGGAACAGAATCATCCAGGATAAAGCATGGACTTGCTTTGTGGTGACATAGATGAAACTTAAAAAGCGGGggacatttaaataatttcaaaaagaggaaaaaaggaggaaTTGCAGGGTGAAGAATATTGGAGGAAAATATCTGATTTGGGCAACGATGATTGCAGTCAATAATATCCTGAGAATGAAGGAAGTGCACAGCTGTGAGAACTGTCACTCTACACAGGTAAATTCCGGTACTAGGGTACAGTCGTAATGCAAGGACTGAGGGCATCACTATATGAGTCAGtagaataggaaaataaaacgTGTTCAGAATGGATGGAAGATTCCCTTAAGGaagggaagagcagaggacagTAGACAGGGCCCTTCGGTTAGAgggaatggaaggaaaaaagcttgcaaaaagaaaacaaggtatTCATCAACAAGGAAAACACAAAAACTCTACAGTTACAAATGGATAGAACAATAAGAACAAGCACCTCAAAGAATGGAATGCCACATGGATAACAAAGACAATTAACATTCAAAGTAGCTGATTATaagagaaactgaagcacaaacaCCAGGAAGTTAGCAACTGAGGATGAGACATAGGGTGATGAGCAAAGAGTATAGAATCTGATGTCACTCTTGAcatatgtgaaatgaaatgaGACTGGTTCTAGATGACAGTTGAGAAGctggagaggaaatggaaagGGATTGGCAGGAGCAAGAGCAGGAATTGGTCGTTTTGAAAGGAAGCAGATATATGGATTCCCATTGCATAAGGACAAAATCTATggcgggggaggggcaggcaggacaGAAGAAGCACAAAATattagggaaggaaaaaaataactaagaAAGCAAGGTGCTTGAGACGGTAACACCTTGATCGAGACtacagggatgggggaagggcagATAGCTCTCCTGCCAGAAAAGCCAGGCAAAGAAGACAGTGGATATTGGCAAGGGTCATACTAGGAGATGGCATTTAAGTATCAAAGGGGCTTCTGTTAACCCTGTCCAAGCAATTCTAAAAGTTGAGAgcttactttttgtttttaaagaaacagttaACAGTTTTTAATGAATCTGTAAACCAAAAAGCttccatttcaaaataaaaacaaatcccaGGTCATGTTGATGTTTACAGTGACTACGTTTATGTAAGCAACATATATACATGTTCAGTTTAAGATGTTAACTAAAATTCTGTGACAAACACGCGTTTTTTAAATACCAAGAACATTATAGAGTTGACGCCGAGTCCTGAGGATAATCTAGTAGTCCCTAAGTTTTTCTTAAGTCTTCACTTCAGAGGCTGTTATTTCCAGCTCAAGTAAGCAAGCAGAGTCGTTCATATGCTCAAACTTGGAATCTTGATTACGACCATATCAGCTGGCTTGCAAACAAGAAGTCAACCATGTTAAGAATGTTTTAAGTGAACAACCTGCAAACCCCAGGGATGGATAAACCTTCAGAATGCATTAACAACCATAGCAACTGTACAGGCTATTCTTCTGAAATGAGATCTCTCAAAGCAGTATAgttcaaaataaaagaatttagtTAAAATTGGCATAGGCACAATTTCCCCACCAATTTTGTGTGTGTCAAGCGTTTAGTGAACTTTTCCACTTGAAAAAGTGAAATAGAAAACTGGATACCATGTTTCACTAATGACAGAGCCTTCAGCCCAGAGGAGACCATCTCTGCTGACCAGAGCCAGTTTAGAGGGAAATGAATTTGCTGCTCGAGTCTCCTGTTCTGTGTCCTCTGTTCCTTGATTCCTGCTTATGAACCTTTCACTTCACTCTTGATTTTGTCAGTCTGATTGCCTGTAGGTGTTTGGGCCGGCTGACCCTGCCCACTTGAAGAGGCAGCCTGCTGTGCTGCTTTCTGCTGTAGCACTATCCAATCAAATGCATAGTCATGTTGGTAATTCAGGGTCCTGAAAAGAATGCGGAATAGCTGCCTCAGGTATGTGTAATCCGGGGCTTCCTCAAAGGACAGCCCACGACAATGCTTAAAGTACATGGCAAATTCTACAGGAAATCCGTTACATAAAACATCAACAGGTGTGGCCATCTTCATTTCGCTAATCTTTTCACATCTTTGCTTCATCGTTGCAGCCTTTAGTCCTTGCCATGGCAGGCTGGCTCTATTAAAATACATCAAAACATATCCTAATGATTCCATGTCATCTCGGCGACTCTGTTCAATACCAAGATGTGCACGGATGCTAGCATAGGGAGGCGTGCCAGTGAGACTTTTACCCTTTCTGTACGATATGTGTTGCCCTGTCCTGCTGTCTCTGTACTTCTTAGCCAAACCAAAATCAATAAGGAATAACTTCTTCCACTGCTGCCCAGTACCCATTAGGAAGTTATCCGGTTTAATGTCTCTGTGTATCAGattctgtgtgtgcacatattCGAGTCTACTGATCATCTGTTCAGCTAACATAAGTACAGTTTTCATCGTGAACCTCCTTGAACAGAAATTGAAGAGGTCTTCAAGGCTGGGTCCCAGAAGATCCATGACTAGCACCTTATAGTCCGTTTCCTGACCATACCACCGTATCTGGGGGATGCCAACCCCACCTTGAAGAACATTATAGAGCTCCTTCTCGTTTATCAACCGGGGCTGCCTCGCACTCTGTGATTCTAGTTTCACTGCCACTTCCTCGTGGTTGGTGAGGTCTATCGCCAAATAAACGTCCCCGAAGGAGCCACACCCGATCTCCCGTACCAGTTTGTATCTCCCTCCGACAATGAAATCGGCCTTGGGTCCGCTGCTGCTCGCCATCCTGAGAGACAAAGATGGGGTTGGGGTTAAGCTCCGACACCTCTAAGGGGACGATGGACGCCCCTCGGGCTCGTCCACGGAGCAAGGCCGTGAAGGCAGGCAGGAAACAGAGAACGCTGGCTGTTTCTCAGCGTTACAGGGCCCAGAATCCGCCAAGGGGACCCTGACCACCGCTACTGTCTGGTTTCTTTTCACCAGCCCACCGACCGTTGAGGGGGTTCTCACCGTTAGCCGGCTGAGCCTCTGGCTTCTGGCGGCGGCCGCGGCCTCGCTTCCGCGGCGACTTCGGGGGCTGGTAAAGGGGAGCCGTGAAGTTATGGCGGCGATACCACTGCCACCAGTGCCGCCGGCTCCCGCCAGGAGGAACCCCTGGTCACTCCGCCGGCGCTGCCAACACTTTGTTATAACGGCTGCAGCCAACACAAAGTGCCCCGAGCTCCAGGCGGGCGCTTCGTGGCGCGGAGAACTCTGGGAAAGGAATCACGGGCGCTCTTAGAACCTTCCAGACAGATTACCTTCAGAGCCTTTCAAAGGCATCAGCTCCTAGAAAAGCAGATCTACTCCACGTCCCCCAGCTACTCAGGTCACACATCTGAGCAGCCGTGATGTGGGCTTTCCTCCTCCAGTGTCCATGGGCCCTCTCCTTGCTCCAGCTTGAAGATGACCTCTGGTTTGGGAGCTTGGTTCCCTGTGAACAGGACACGATACAGGATTGGGTCCACTAAATTGGGTTTCAGGGCCTTTCAACCACGCCCCTATTTGCTCTTCAGGAAAGTAATCCCATTTCCCTGGGAACAGAGTAATAATCAAAGAAGTGTAAAAGGACTGAAGTATCTCGggcaaatcaaagaggacaccaTTACACACTTCAGATGCCCCAGAGCATTCAGCAGCTGAGAACGGACGCAGCCTCTCTGAGGCCCCTGGAAGGTGCAGAGGGCAGCTGTGCTTACTGACCCATTGCGCACAGTTGGCTGTAGGTCTCCAGTGTCACATCCTGGTGCAGGCACCTCTGTACAGGGTCCAAGTGCTGCCACTCCTCCCTGCTGAAGTCCACAGTGACGTCCTCGATGACCCCTGTTACAATACAGTCCCATTCAAGGTGACATGGTCAGCACTGGGGGTTGGATGGAAGAGAACTAGGAAGTTAGTTGTCTTTAATGATTTTCGCCATGATACGCTATGCTTATTAAACACCTAGTTATACCTAACATTGTGCAGGGTGAAAATATCTAAAGCTATTCATGTCTCTTATTCATCATGTGTTAAATTCAATCAGTAAATCATTATTCAGAAATTAAGATTAAATTAGCTTTTCTAAATCTTCTAGTTCTTTTAGGAAATACCTAGAATTCATTTCTCAAACAGGTAGGTACCAGACATGCTAGGTTCTTTGGCCAGTGCTGTGTGCTAATTGGCTTCAGTCCTgtcccgactctttgtaaccttatgaactgtagcctgccaggctcctctgtccgtgagattctccaggcaagaaaactggagtgggttgccctttccttctctgagggatcttcttgacccagggatggaaccggagTCTCCGGcatcggcaggaggattctttaccactagcgtcacctgggaagcctatctgAGACCTCAGCAAAAACACAGTTATTCCTATTTCCCCCACCAGTTTCCTTGAGGCAATCTAGACTTTTTCTGTCAAGCATCTACAAATTTTTCCAGCCTCTCCCCACTGCCCAGTTCCAAAGCCACTTCCATGTCTTTTTAGGTGTTTCTTACAATAGCACTCCACTCCCAAGTACAGAAAGCTGTTGTTTCCTAGGACTGTTGTAACGGAGTATCACAAACCGTGTGGCTCAGAACAACAAGAATTTCTTGCCTTGCGGTTCTGGGGGCCAGaggtctaaaatcaaggtgtcagccaggTCATGCTCTTGTTGAAGGTGCTAGGGAGGGGTGtgttccatgcctctctcctGGTTCCTGGGGGCCTCAGGCATCTTTTGTCCTATAGATGCATCACTCCAATCACACGGTCATCTATTCCTTGTGTGCCTCTGCACAGTCTCTcccgtgtgtttgtgtgtctctgtgtctacCCTTCCCTTTTTTGTAAGAATGCCAggcatattggattagggcccacctaACAACCTCGTTCTAGATTGATTACTTCTGGAAAGACCTGAAAGGTTACTGCTGTGAGCCGTGTGCTACGCCGGGATTcgtggcctctggaggagaggactTTGATCCAGGGCAAGAGACGAGGCTTGCCCACTGGAACATTTTGGgtaacagaattttattaaagtataagagagatagagaaagctgctGACATGGAcatcagaaaggggcagaaagaatgCCCCTTTGCTAGTTTCTGGCaaggtgttttatgtctgttagcaaGTTTATTAATCAGATAAGAGTGACACCTcaggctgagggagtttcaccaggaccctctcccacaatatgcatttttgagatagaatGGCCCAAGGTGTATCATCCCcctgccataaaacaattgacatgaatactgttttgttgagccattatcagcccaaggattgagaaaagggggggaaaaaaaagttagtcttaggcagaaccaTTTTGGAGAAAGGCAggttccaaagcaaatacatggtttcattaacatagcttaagaaaaacgtttccataagaaaaacttattggttagctcaaggcagAACTAGGTGTCATCAACACAtatagagaagaggaagaaacttCTGCCAATTGCACTTTATTTTCTCCTGCCGCTCTGGGACTTCTGGCCTTCTTACCTGTTACCATCTCAGGCCCTATTTTTAATTAAGGCAACATTCAGAAATAGTGGGGGTTAGGACGTCAACATATTTTCTTGGATGGACACAATTTTACTCATAACAGGGTCCTCATAGATTCACAGGGTAGCTGTGCCGGCCCAGTGAGAGGAGGTGGCTGTAGTTTTCAGCATCATGTCCTGGTACAGGAACCTCTGAGCAGAGTCCAGGTGCTGCCACTCCTCTCTGCTGAAGTCCATGGTCATGTCCTCAAAGGACACTGACACCTATAACAAACACCAAGGACACTGACACCTGTAAGCACAGCCCCATTTGGGGTGACCAGGTCAGCACAGGGAGATAAGGGAAAGATAGGAAACTGTTTTCAGTGATTTTTACCATAACACCCCATAGGCTATGCCTTTTAAAGGCCTACTTACACGTAATGtatagaataaaaatatctaGTTATAAATTTCTGCCATCCATTGTATAtaacagtttcattttaaaaaataatactttttatttgttatctattttatacatagtagtgtgtatacctGACTCAGTTTGCtctagagcagaaactaacacagcagtgcaaaccaactatattccaataataaataaataaatagagtgaTTGAAAGGGGAAAAAGTAATAATTTTGCCCAGGATTTGAAGTTTATTCTACTTTGTTGCTCATGTTAGTGGGAAATTTgtgtttattccttttttaaggaGGCATGTatactttattaaaatgtatttatttatatatctttggctgtgctgggtctttgttcctgtgcatgggctttctctagttgtggcaagcaggggctaccatctagctgtggtgtgagggcgtctcattgcagtggcttctctcgttggagaacacaggctctggagcacacaggcttcagtggttggggtgcacaggctcaggagtttgGCGCCCGGGCTCTGGAGTGCAGCCTCAGTAGTTTTAACGCACAGGGTCACGTGAACGAGCGGCCCCTGCCTTGACaagcagactcttaaccattggaccagcaAGAAAACCCAGCATCTACACTTTTTTTCTCAATTTACATAGCTCCCTCTACTGCCGCTTTCATTTAGTCTTCAAAAATACAGGCATTTTTCTCTTGACACCTTCTTTCTGGGTCAATTTTAACTTAATTCCACAGTTGTCAGACAACGTGCCCTGTCTGATTTCAACACATGGTCTATCTAGAAGAATGTTTCATGTGTCCCCAGAAAAGAATGTACATTCAGCCAAGGATGGGTGCAGTGTTCTCTAATATAGAAGTCAACTTGACTGAGTGTTGTTGAAATTTCATATCACTTTACTCATTTGTCTTCTATTTGTTCAACCAGTTCTTTGTCAACTTTTTGGTGAAAACTGAAACAGAGATGTTAGAAATTTATATTGCTATGCAAAGGAACTAGAATACACAAAGCAGGGATTAACATGGAGGATTTCTATTATGTAATGTTAAGActtactctgctgctgctgctgcggctgctaagtcgcttcagtcgtgtccgactctgtgcgaccccatagacggcagcccaccaggctcccccgtccgtgggattctccaggcaagaacactggagtgggttgccatttccatctccaatgcatgaaagtgaaaagtgaaagtgaagtcgctcagtcgtgtccgactcttagcgaccccatggaccgcggcctaccaggctcctccgcccacgggatttttccaggcaagagtactggagtggggtgccattgccttctccgtaagaCTTACTCTAACGCTACAATAATTCAGACAGTGTGGTATGGATGTAAGTACAGACACACatattaatgaaacagaatagagggTCTAAGAAACAGATTTGCACACCTATGGACAACTGTTTTATGAAAAAAGTGACAAAGTACTTAAACGGGGAAAAggaaagcctttttaaaaaacggTGCTGGAACAGACAGATAAAACATTTTGGAGGAGAAAACAAACTGTGATCCACACcgcacaccatatacaaaaattaacttaagtgttctcaccgcacacacaaacacacacacgcacacacaaagtAACTCTGTGAGGTGAAGAGTGTGCTGACGAACTTGACTGTGGTATGAAAACAGGCATAGAGATCAATGGGACAGAtgagaaaatccagaaataaacccacacattgATGGTCACTTGATTTTTaccaaaggagccaagaatatgaAAAGGGAAAGGACCGTCTCTTCAATTAATggtttgggaaaactggacagccacatgcaatagaatgaaactggaacactctCTTACACCACACATCAAAGTTAACtgaaaatggactaaagacttgATCATAAGACCCAAAACCATACAACTTCTGATGAAATCAAAGGTGGTAAGCTCCTGATATAACTCGTGGAGATAAATTCTTGGATTTGACACCAATATCAAAggcaacaaaggcaaaaataaacacgTGGGAATATACTAAACTAAAAAGTTTATGCCCAGCAATTGAGACCTTCCACAAAATGACAAGGCAGCTtactgaatgggaaaaatatttgcaaattgtatGTCTGGTAAGCGGTTAAAATCCAaaatatgtggggcttccctgatggttcagatgacaaagaatctgcctgcaatgcaggacaccctgcttagatccccgggtcgggaagatcccctggagaaggaaatggatttaAGGAAATAGAATTCAAATCCATAGATTTAAAATCTGTGGATTGGGTTGACAACACTTCAACACACCGAGAGAGATAATTATCAGGCATAATGTGCCATCTGGAGGGATGAATTAACAAGCATTCAATACCACTTCTGAAGTACGTTTGCCTAAAAATCGAATCTGTTTTGATCAAGCCTCTAAAATTATCAGTTCATATTAACATAGGGACATGGGAACTATGAAATAACACCGCAAGAATACAATTAGGAAATTCCAAAAGGTGGAACATAGTTCAGGGCAAGTGGCCCAGTTGCTTCAACAAAAACGTAGCCAGGCGTAGAGCCCATTACATCAGTTCCAGATTCAAAGGGGCTTGAGAGATTATTGGGAGACTATTCTCCACAAATCTCATATTTCTGTATATCTTTCAAGCAGACCGAAGATTGCCTTTTTTCCAAACTAtctttttgaatatttatatcGTGAACAGCCTAAGATAGAGTCTCCCTCTCCAGAGCAAAGGGCAAGTTATACTGGAAATTATGCTCAAGATATCTCTTCCTCAAGGCAAGGATCAGGCAGGCTTACTACCTTTTATGAAAGACTTGACACCCATAAGCTAGGGGTGCTTCTCCTATAATGGAACCTAATGCACACGCAGGATTTATCTGGCCTTCTGCAACACCCTGTGGGGACTGAGGCTTAGGGAACTTGTGAAAATGGTGATACTCTGGCTGCCACTAACGCTGTGAGTATTCaagtcctttgtctctgacccaggagtctCATGTTTTCTACCAGCAGGCATAAAACCATGGCCAGCTAACTTGTTAGCTTTCACGGAGGATAAAATTTTAGACTCTATGCCTCTACTACGgaagcccacgcacctagagcctgtgtttgGCTACAAAAGAAGCCTCCACAGTAAGTCCGCACACAACAACGAAGAGATGCCCCTGCTTGCTAAAACTAAAGCAAAGCCTACACACCAACTGaacacccagcacagacaaaattaatgaaataaaaaaaaaaaataaacgaaCCCATACCTGCCAACATCTTGACTTTAGCCCAGTGGGAGCCATTTAGGACTTCAGAACTACAAGACtaaaattttctgttgttttaagccaacgaGTTTATGGCAGTTTGTTACAGGAATGATAGAAGACTGACAGAGGCAAATTAAGGAGAGTTGAGAGAAGTCTCTGGAATCAGTAGTGGAAATGTTGATCAAAGTGTATGGTCAGTAAACGGTCCTCCACTTTACTGCCAGTCAGTGAGGAGGAACTGGAGAAGTTATTGCATATGAAGTACCCTGAAATAGGTTTAAAAACAGCTGCCTCAATAGTGTTACAGTTGGTCTTAACTCTTCCAGGTGGGGGACTTCCTCACCAAACTGGTCAGTCTCTAGTGTAACTAATTGTACACACTCTCAAGCCTCTTATTGTAACCACtagtacaggcatacctcagggATATTGTGGGTATTCCAGACCgccacaataaagtgaatattgcaataaagtgagacacaaatttttggtttcccaatgcaTGTTAAAGTATCCTTTATACCATATTGTAGTCTACTAAGTGTTCAACAGCATTGTATCTTAAAAACAATGTaaattgattaatttaaaaaatttattctttaagggcttcacaggtggctgaatggtaaagaatccacctgccagcagaggagacacaagagatggcgtgtcgatccctgggtcaggaagatcctctggaggaggaaatggtaaccctctccagtattcttgcctggaacatcccatgtacagaggagcctg from Cervus elaphus chromosome X, mCerEla1.1, whole genome shotgun sequence encodes the following:
- the LOC122689080 gene encoding casein kinase I-like, with product MASSSGPKADFIVGGRYKLVREIGCGSFGDVYLAIDLTNHEEVAVKLESQSARQPRLINEKELYNVLQGGVGIPQIRWYGQETDYKVLVMDLLGPSLEDLFNFCSRRFTMKTVLMLAEQMISRLEYVHTQNLIHRDIKPDNFLMGTGQQWKKLFLIDFGLAKKYRDSRTGQHISYRKGKSLTGTPPYASIRAHLGIEQSRRDDMESLGYVLMYFNRASLPWQGLKAATMKQRCEKISEMKMATPVDVLCNGFPVEFAMYFKHCRGLSFEEAPDYTYLRQLFRILFRTLNYQHDYAFDWIVLQQKAAQQAASSSGQGQPAQTPTGNQTDKIKSEVKGS